A single genomic interval of Lucilia cuprina isolate Lc7/37 chromosome 2, ASM2204524v1, whole genome shotgun sequence harbors:
- the LOC111676187 gene encoding tyrosine-protein kinase transmembrane receptor Ror — protein MVFKRKISQLLLQILYIRVFLKTFSEATKNTNLLNVTGSNMDVLYKNYIEEIPTGICQLYNGTTCINYLAQQYIFIPPNLSLSELEERLKAAYGVIKESKDMNPNCRIYALPSLCYSTLPICRTPERTNLLYFANRATHKERKLKKNITTNVMGIENHITNYSRLKRFLEKNTKEHKLVLKRKSSVKYDDVFSGEISSQYPPTRESENLRRICRDECELLENELCQKEYAIAKRHPVIGQKLPLEECSQLPRHSDCSAMGIAIDVEPTETCYWEDGSGYRGTIAVSISGKKCLRWSWLMKEISDFPELAGQNYCRNPGSMEDRPWCFVGDKSFEKIIEPCDIPKCSDSIWVYIYMTMGALLSIFLIYVIIHIFRRGGNNGITNIQNINTPNADKNIYGNSQITSSLEMSRININATNDLSPSFAQNIERSSLLKIPHYTLQDVEFVEELGEGAFGKVYKGQLTLTGEEKIFVAVKALKENASFKTQQDFKREIELISDLKHENIVCILGVVLNKEPFCMLFEYMSNGDLHEFLIANSPNENRSLTQLEFLQISLQISEGMEYLSGHHYVHRDLAARNCLVGEQLMVKISDFGLSRDIYSSDYYRVQSKSLLPVRWMPSESILYGKFTTESDVWSFGVVLWEIYSYGMQPYFGHSNQEVINLVRSRQLLSCPESCPTAVYSLMIECWHEQSVRRPSFAEISHRLKTWYNGQQKLSDNVSSQFFQQSPPYKSEI, from the exons ATGGTATTTAAGCGAAAAATCAGCCAGcttcttttacaaattttatatattcgagtatttttaaaaactttttcagaagcaacaaaaaatacaaatttattaaatgtaacTGG ATCAAACATggatgttttgtataaaaattatatcgaagag ATTCCGACAGGTATTTGTCAGCTTTATAATGGAACAACATGCATTAACTATTTAGCAcagcaatatatttttataccgcCCAATTTATCTTTAAGCGAGTTAGAAGAACGTTTAAAAGCGGCATATGGTGTTATAAAAGAATCAaa AGATATGAATCCGAATTGTCGTATATACGCACTTCCAAGCTTATGTTACAGCACACTGCCAATATGTCGAACTCCTGAGCGtacaaatttattgtattttgccAACAGAGCTACCCACaaggaaagaaaattaaaaaaaaatataacaacaaatgtAATGGGGATTGAAAATCACATTACAAACTACAGCAGACTCAAgaggtttttagaaaaaaatacaaaagaacatAAATTAGTGCTTAAACGTAAATCTTCCGTTAAATATGACGATGTGTTTTCGGGTGAAATATCTAGTCAGTATCCGCCAACAAGGGAATCTGAAAACTTAAGACGAATTTGTCGTGATGAATGTGAATTACTCGAAAACGAACTTTGTCAAAAAGAATATGCCATTGCAAAAAGGCACCCTGTAATTGGACAAAAATTACCCCTTGAAGAATGTTCACAGCTGCCTCGTCACAGTGATTGTTCAGCAATGGGTATAGCTATAGATGTTGAACCAACCGAAACATGTTATTGGGAAGACGGTTCTGGTTACAGAGGTACGATTGCTGTGTCTATTTCGGGAAAAAAGTGTTTACGCTGGTCCTGGCTAATGAAAGAAATATCAGATTTCCCTGAATTAGCGGGACAAAACTACTGCAG aaATCCTGGAAGTATGGAAGATAGACCGTGGTGTTTCGTAGGCGataaatcatttgaaaaaattatagaacCCTGTGACATACCAAAATGTTCAGACAGCATTTGGGTGTATATATACATGACAATGGGTGCgcttttaagtatatttttaatatatgtcattatacatatttttagacGAGGAGGAAACAATGGAATAACTAATATTCAAaac ataaatacACCGAACGccgataaaaatatatatggaaaCTCCCAAATTACTTCATCTCTCGAAATGTCACGTATCAATATAAATGCCACAAATGATCTATCTCCATCATTTGCTCAAAATATCGAACGAAGTTCCCTTCTAAAAATACCTCACTATACGTTACAAGATGTAGAATTTGTTGAAGAACTTGGAGAAGGTGCATTTG GAAAAGTATACAAAGGCCAACTGACACTTACCggagaagaaaaaatatttgtggcagttaaagctttaaaagaaaatgcttCATTCAAAACACAACAAGATTTTAAACGAGAAATAGAATTAATTTCCGATCTTAAACAcgaaaatattgtttgtattttaggAGTGGTTTTAAACAAAGAACCATTCTGCATGCTCTTTGAATATATGTCAAATGGTGATTTGCATGAATTTCTTATCGCAAATTCACCAAATGAAAATAGGTCTCTGACACAGTTAGAATTTCTTCAGATTTCACTTCAAATAAGCGAAGGCATGGAATATTTATCCGGACATCATTATGTTCACCGGGATCTAGCCGCACGAAATTGTTTAGTAGGTGAACAATTAATGGTGAAAATATCAGATTTTGGTTTATCTAGAGATATTTATAGTTCTGACTATTACCG ggTGCAATCAAAATCATTACTACCTGTACGATGGATGCCATCTGAAtcaattttatatggaaaatttacAACTGAAAGTGATGTTTGGTCATTCGGAGTTGTTTTATGGGAAATTTATAGTTATGGAATGCAA cCATATTTTGGCCACAGTAATCAAGAAGTCATTAACTTGGTTAGATCAAGGCAGCTTTTATCTTGTCCAGAGTCATGTCCTACAGCAGTGTACTCATTGATGATAGAATGTTGGCATGAACAGTCAGTCAGAAGACCATCATTTGCAGAAATTTCCCATCGTTTAAAAACATGGTACAATGGACAGCAAAAACTATCAGATAATGTATCTAGTCAGTTTTTCCAACAATCACCCCCATACAAAtctgaaatataa